Genomic segment of Pseudomonas sp. DY-1:
ATCAGCCGCCGCTGGGTCGACAGCCTGCGACGCGGGGCCTATGCCTGAGCGGCATGGAGAATCTGCAGGAGCGAATTCATTCGCGAAGCAAGCCACAGGCCTGCCCTATCGCAAACGCGGTCGCCCGTTCGGGACGATTCGCGAATGAGTTCGCTCCCACATTTCCTTAATTCGCCCGACGAAACATGCTTCGTCGCTCCGCCAGGCCAAACCCGGTCTCGATCATGAACGTCAGGCAGACGTAGATACCCGCGACAAGCAACAGCGGCTGGTAGATCTGGAAGGTCTGGGCACGCACCACGTTGGCGGCCCCCAGCAGATCAACCACGGCAACGGTGGAGGCCAGGGCGGTGGACTTGAGCAGCATCACCGTTTCGCCGGCCAGGGTCGGTAGCAACAGGCGAATTGCCCTGGGCAGCCAGACCCGGAACAGCACCAAGCGCTGGCGCATGCCGAAAGCCGCCGCGGCCTCCAGTTCGCCCCTGGGCACGGACTTCATGCCGCCACGAATGACTTCGCCGACATAGGCTCCCACCGAGAGCACAAGAGCGAAGACGATGTACCAGAAGCCATCACGCAGGTAGGGCCAGAGGAAGCTGCCACGAATCAACGGGAACTGGGCAAACAGGCTGCCCAGTCCGTAGTAGAAGATGTAGATCTGCACCAGTAGCGGCGTCCCGCGAATCACGCTGGTGTAGGCAAGGCTCGTCCCCGCCAGCAACGGATTGCGCGACATCCGCGCCAACGCCACCAACAGCGCCAGGACAAAGCCCAGCCCCGCGGAGATGACGAGGATGAGCAAGGTGGTGCCAAGGCCGCTGAGCAGCAGTTTGCCGTAGTCGAATATCCAGGTAGCGGTCATCACACGCCCTCGCTCACACCGACGGGGTCCAGCGGCGGAAGCGCCGTTCGAGCCAGCCGGAAAACAGGTTGGAGAGCACCGTCAGCAGGTAATAGAAGGCTGCGGCGGTGAGGTAGAAGGTCAGGTAGTGGCGAGTCGAGCCGGCCGCCTGCTTGGCCGTGAAAAGCAGTTCGTTGGTGCCGACGACGCTGATAAGGGCACTGTCCTTGATCAGGTTGACCCAGAGGTTGGCCATGCCGGCCAGCGCATTGGGCGCCATGATCGGCAAGGTCACCCGGCGGAACAGGCCGAACCCGCTCAAGCCGAAGGCCCGTGCAGCCTCGATCTGCCCATGGGGAATAGCCTGGATGGCCCCCCGGAAGATCTCCGAGGCATAAGCACCCTGCACCAGTCCGAGCACAGCGATGGCCACCACGGTGCCGTTGAGTTTGAGGTCGCCGTAGCCGAGCCAGGCGAACAGCTGGTTGAGCCCCATCGACCCCACGTAGTAGAGGAGCAGAATCAGCAGCAGCTCGGGTATTGCGCGGCAAAGGGTGGTGTAGCCACGCATCAGCTGCGCCACTGGGCGCGGGCCGTTGAGCTTGCCCATGGCAACCGCCAGGCCGATCAGCATGCCCACCAGGAAGGCGCCGACGGAAATCTGCAGGGTTACCAACAACCCTTTGAGCAGCGCCGGTCCCCAACCCTGGGCACCGAAGCCGACCAGTTCAAAGTAAGACTGCATTGCAGGCCCTCATCGAGGCGGAAATGCGCCACCCCGGCAGGGCCGGGATGGCTCCGGAGGTCACTGCTTCGGCGCGACGCTGACGTCGAAGTACTTGGCGGAGATGGTCTTGTAGTCCTCACTGGCCAGCAGCTTGCCGATGGCTTCGTCGAGCTTCGCCTTGAGGGCGACGTCGTCCTTGCGCAGGCCGGCCCCCACGCCGCGACCGAACAACGGATCGTAGGGCACCTCGCCCTTGTTCTCGATTCCGGCAGCCTGGGCATCGGGAGATTTGACGAAGGCGCTGACGGCGATCCCGTCGGCCATCATCAGGTCGATACGTCCTGCCACCAGATCGGCGTTCACCGAATCCTGGGTGTCGTAGTAGCGCACGTCGGCGATGCCTTCGTAGTGCTGCTTCAGGTAGTTGGAGCTGACAGTGGAGAGCTGCACGCCGACCACCTTTCCTTTCAGACCTTCGGGACTGACGGTGACGTCCAGCGCAGCAGGCGCGGCCACTGCAACCGGGGTGTCGTAGTAGGCGCGGCTGAAGGCGATCTGCTTCTCGCGCTCCTCAGTGACGGACATGGAGTTGAAGATCACATCCACCTTCTTCGCCATCAGGGCTGGAATCAGGCCATCCCAGGCCACCTCGTCGATCTCGCACTGGGCCTGCATCTGCGCGCAGAGGGCGCGGATCAGGTCCGGTTCGAAGCCTGCCCACTGGCCGTCGGGCTGCTTGCTGGAAAACGGTGGATACGGTTCCGCCGCCATCGCGAACCTCAGGGTTTCGGCCTGCGCGCCCGCCGCGCCAGCCATGAGCATTACCGCACCCGCCATCCAACGTGCCAGTTGAGACTTCTTCATGGTTTCTGCCCTGCTTGATGTTGTTGTGGTTAGAGCTTGTCGAGCTGGCCGCGCCCGGCGGCCGGAATCAGCGATTCTGGTGGGCTGTGACGAACTGTCGGCAGCGCTCGCTGCGCGGTCTCAGGAAAACCTCCTGCGGAGACCCTTCCTCTTCGATACGCCCCTGGTGGAGGAAGGCGACGTGGCTGGAAACGTCACGAGCGAAGGCCATTTCGTGGGTCACCAGGATCATGGTGCGACCCTCTTCCGCCAGAGAACGGATCACCCGCAGCACTTCACCCACCAGTTCCGGGTCCAGCGCCGAAGTGGGCTCGTCGAACAGCATGACCTTGGGTTCAACCGCCAGCGCACGGGCAATCGCCACACGCTGCTGCTGGCCACCGGACAGGAAAGATGGATACTCGTGGCGCTTGGCGGCGAGCCCCACCCGCTCCAGCAGTGCCTCGGCCCGCTCGATGGCTTCGGCGCGGCTTTCCCGCAGCACCTGGATAGGCGCTTCGATCAGGTTCTCCAGCACAGTGCGGTGGGGCCAGAGGTTGAAGCTCTGGAACACCATGCCGAGGCGGGAGCGAATCCGGGTCAGTTGCTTCTGGTCTGCCACCATCGGTTCGCCGATTCGACTGGTAGTGAGACGAATACTCTCGCCATCTACCGTAACAGTCCCCTGGTTGGGAATTTCCAGCATGTTGATGCAGCGCAGCAAGGTGCTCTTGCCCGAGCCGCTGGCGCCAATCAGGGACACCACGCCGCCCTCCCGGGCGGTCAGCGAAACGCCCTTGAGCACCTCGAACTGGCCAAAGCGCTTGTGGATCGAATCCACCTCCACCATTTTTGGCCGCTCCACTTTCGCAGACTGGATATCGACAGAAGCGGCCGAGCGCACCTCGATGATCGAACCAGTCCCCAGGGTGGAGGCAAAGCGGCGGATGCGTGCGCACGCATCGGCTAGCTGGGCTTCACCCAGGCTATAGGACAGTCGCACGAAGCCGGCGGCGGATGGACCGAAGGCCGCAGCGTCCAGAACCGAGACGCCGGTTTCGCGGAACAGTCTCCAGGCAAAGTCCAGGGAACTGAGGCCACTGCCGCGAACATCGAGCAGGACGAACATGCCCGCTTCGGGCTTCAGCACCTTGAGCGGCGCGCATTGCTGCAACGCATCGACCACCAGGTCGCGACGACGCCGATAGAGCTCGCGCATTTCCCCAGTCACCTGGTCGTAGGCGCGCACGGCGGTCAACGCCGCCTCCTGCACGAAGCCAGGAAGCCCATACAGCACGTTCAGCGCCAGGTTCTCGATGTGCGCCACCAACTCGGGGGCAGCGACCACCCAGCCGGTACGCCAGCCGGTCATGGCGTGGGATTTGGACAGGCTGCCGATGCTCACGGTGCGCTCGTGCATGCCCGGCAAAGTGGCGAAGTATTGGTGCGGCTGTTCGAAGGCCAGGCTCTCGTAGACCTCATCCACAACGACCCACAGGTCATGCTGCTGCGCCAGTTCGGCGATAGCCTGCATTTCCTCGGTATTGAGCACCACGCCGGTCGGATTGTTGGGGTTGGCGAAGAAGATCGCGCGGGTACGTTCACTCATGGCTGAGCGCAAGGCGTCGAGGTCAGGCCGGAAACCACCCTCCGCCGGACACGGGACCCGCACCAGGGTAGCCCCGGTAGCCTTCAACGTAGCTTCGTAGGTGACGTAGACCGGATCGAAGACGATGACTTCATCACCGGCTTCCAGCAGGCACATGGCCGCGGCATAGAGTCCGTTCTGTGCGCCGGCCACGAGGATCGCGCTGTCTGCCGACACCGGTCGGCCGGTCAGGCGACCGTGCAGATCGGCGATGGCCTGGCGCAGCTCGGGGCGGCCGGCGACGTCACAGTAATGGGTGTCACCGGCCTGCAAGGCCTGGATGGCAGCTGTAGTGATGGGTTCTGGCGTGGCGAAATCCGGGTCGCCAATGCTGAGAACGATGACGTCCTCGCCTGCACGTTGAGCGGCGATGGCCGCGTAGTGAATATCCCAGGCGGCGGTGCCTGGCCCTGCCATTCTCTCCACAAGCGAAGCGAAACGCATGTTCGGGCCCCATTGCTAAGGGTGGAATCCGGGTCACGGGACTGCATCGGCGAACCGGCGAGTGGGCCCAACCATAGCCCAGCATGAACGAGTGTTCAATAGCGTTTTCAGCCTTGTTTTCCCAGCCCTTGGCGATGCCCCGGGGCAGAGCGGATGCACCGAAAAAAGCCGCCCGAACGCCCCGGAAATGGGCGTGTCGGACCG
This window contains:
- a CDS encoding ABC transporter permease, which translates into the protein MTATWIFDYGKLLLSGLGTTLLILVISAGLGFVLALLVALARMSRNPLLAGTSLAYTSVIRGTPLLVQIYIFYYGLGSLFAQFPLIRGSFLWPYLRDGFWYIVFALVLSVGAYVGEVIRGGMKSVPRGELEAAAAFGMRQRLVLFRVWLPRAIRLLLPTLAGETVMLLKSTALASTVAVVDLLGAANVVRAQTFQIYQPLLLVAGIYVCLTFMIETGFGLAERRSMFRRAN
- a CDS encoding transporter substrate-binding domain-containing protein, which produces MKKSQLARWMAGAVMLMAGAAGAQAETLRFAMAAEPYPPFSSKQPDGQWAGFEPDLIRALCAQMQAQCEIDEVAWDGLIPALMAKKVDVIFNSMSVTEEREKQIAFSRAYYDTPVAVAAPAALDVTVSPEGLKGKVVGVQLSTVSSNYLKQHYEGIADVRYYDTQDSVNADLVAGRIDLMMADGIAVSAFVKSPDAQAAGIENKGEVPYDPLFGRGVGAGLRKDDVALKAKLDEAIGKLLASEDYKTISAKYFDVSVAPKQ
- a CDS encoding ABC transporter permease; protein product: MQSYFELVGFGAQGWGPALLKGLLVTLQISVGAFLVGMLIGLAVAMGKLNGPRPVAQLMRGYTTLCRAIPELLLILLLYYVGSMGLNQLFAWLGYGDLKLNGTVVAIAVLGLVQGAYASEIFRGAIQAIPHGQIEAARAFGLSGFGLFRRVTLPIMAPNALAGMANLWVNLIKDSALISVVGTNELLFTAKQAAGSTRHYLTFYLTAAAFYYLLTVLSNLFSGWLERRFRRWTPSV
- a CDS encoding aminotransferase class I/II-fold pyridoxal phosphate-dependent enzyme; the protein is MRFASLVERMAGPGTAAWDIHYAAIAAQRAGEDVIVLSIGDPDFATPEPITTAAIQALQAGDTHYCDVAGRPELRQAIADLHGRLTGRPVSADSAILVAGAQNGLYAAAMCLLEAGDEVIVFDPVYVTYEATLKATGATLVRVPCPAEGGFRPDLDALRSAMSERTRAIFFANPNNPTGVVLNTEEMQAIAELAQQHDLWVVVDEVYESLAFEQPHQYFATLPGMHERTVSIGSLSKSHAMTGWRTGWVVAAPELVAHIENLALNVLYGLPGFVQEAALTAVRAYDQVTGEMRELYRRRRDLVVDALQQCAPLKVLKPEAGMFVLLDVRGSGLSSLDFAWRLFRETGVSVLDAAAFGPSAAGFVRLSYSLGEAQLADACARIRRFASTLGTGSIIEVRSAASVDIQSAKVERPKMVEVDSIHKRFGQFEVLKGVSLTAREGGVVSLIGASGSGKSTLLRCINMLEIPNQGTVTVDGESIRLTTSRIGEPMVADQKQLTRIRSRLGMVFQSFNLWPHRTVLENLIEAPIQVLRESRAEAIERAEALLERVGLAAKRHEYPSFLSGGQQQRVAIARALAVEPKVMLFDEPTSALDPELVGEVLRVIRSLAEEGRTMILVTHEMAFARDVSSHVAFLHQGRIEEEGSPQEVFLRPRSERCRQFVTAHQNR